The DNA sequence TGACTAAAATAGTCTTACCAAAACTCGggataaaaaagaaaatagccATAAAAACGGGATAACAACGGAATTTGTGATTCTCGAACTaactaaaaaacaagaaaggaatcaaacttcggcaagccgaaattcatatacccttgcagctattgcaaaaatttaaatattcttggaaacattaaaattatgattgacttgcgagtatgtttacattgaagctatttaaagcttatttgaaagttcctatggcagctatatgatatcgttttccgattttaataaaattaaaagcgcaattctgaactgtcaaattattaattaatcataaagaatttttattgtttccatgggagctttaagtaattcttaaatatttaaccattactatatctggaagaactaataaacaaattaagaaacagcaaagttataattttttttatttatttttccgattgttcctatggcagctatatgatatagtcgtccgattttaatgaaaattaaaccgtaattctgaaatatttaaccattatttcaaaacggagccatGCCCACTATTACGCCCACAAATAGTGAAAGAATGTActgtcactctgagacatgttagacAGTAGTTAACGGTATCTGTTAACACATACCAAAATGTTTCGGTCAGATCTATTGCTAGACACAGAGATTTTCAAAAtcgagctattattttaagaagTAATTGGCAATTTATGTATTGACGTCATAGTCACTACAGTGCTGGTTAGCAGGCAAGCTACAGCCGAAGCCTTAAATCCACTCATAGGCTAGCCGCCCAGCGTATATGCAGAGCGTTTAGAACGCTGTCGGGTCGTTTcgtacacattttttaaaattgggtTTATTGTTgcaagaataaattaaatgaatgtatttGCTAACCAAATCAACTCTTTTTTCgattccaatattttttttttttagaaaaaatctttaattaaaattattgatactttttaaaaaaatttaggaactcgaaaacaatttaattttttttttagtaagtttcaaaatatttaaaaaacccaaCTGAAGCGCTAATTTCGCGAAGGCTCATATTTTCAGATGGGAAAGCCAATATGGCACCATACGATTTAGCAAAGTAGACGGTATTTTAATactaaatacatattaaacAACACGAAAAAGGATCCAAACCGATTAAACCTTTTTCACATATTTTACGCCAGTTCAAAGCTTGCATATGTTTTCGGATTTCTTTGGCCGCTACTGTATTTGTGCATCAGCAGTCTATTAGTGTTTGCGAATTGTGCTTCTATCCAGAATAATTTCGTTcgaatatttatgtaaaaataattagTATGTTTGCTTATCTAATGACTTGGAAGGTATTGACagaaactttaaagttttgaaagttttaaaaggCGTTTCAACTGTCAAGATGTTTGGTATTCAGAAGCAGTATTTCTtttgtgcatttttatttgagaTTTTAGAGAGTTATCCATcttaagaaataattattaggtaaaaaatattcaattgaatttattaaagcaGCTGTTTCCAAGAACGCTTTTTATAAATAGAGCCTTCTCAGTGCTGTCGCCAAAAGCAGTACTGAAGCTTTCAATCTACATCATTGGGTCGATAGAGGAAATACCTCTTTCCCTACCATAATTGTACCGTAAACTATTATGTGAAACTAGCTGAAACACGGGTAAGTTCGATGTTgccgcaaataaaaaaaccttggaaactttaaattaaaaaaaaaaaaacaatcaattaTAGAGACttggtaaacaaaataatcatATCTCTAAAGCgctgattttttaaattaattagacCACCAACTTcttaatatacaaaaactatttaataacATTGTTTCCGCTTTTTACGAGTTTGTACTGTGCAACTTATTGTGGTGGCTTTTAAATgtcaacattttttcaaatttgatcGAGCCTTAGCTTTcagcttttttaaaatgaactttAAATAAACGTTTTTATTCTAATAAAATGATTCCTTAATGACTAAAATAGTCTTACCAAAACTCGggataaaaaagaaaatagccATAAAAACGGGATAACAACGGAATTTGTGATTCTCGAACTaactaaaaaacaagaaaggaatcaaacttcggcaagccgaaattcatatacccttgcagctattgcaaaaatttaaatattcttggaaacattaaaattatgattgacttgcgagtatgtttacattgaagctatttaaagcttatttgaaagttcctatggcagctatatgatatcgttttccgattttaataaaattaaaagcgcaattctgaactgtcaaattattaattaatcataaagaatttttattgtttccatgggagctttaagtaattcttaaatatttaaccattactatatctggaagaactaataaacaaattaagaaacagcaaagttataattttttttatttattttaccgattgttcctatggcagctatatgatatagtcgtccgattttaatgaaaattaaacctgtaattctgaaatatttaaccattatttcaaaacggagccatGCCCACTATTACGCCCACAAATAGTGAAAGAATGTActgtcactctgagacatgttagacAGTAGTTAACGGTATCTGTTAACACATACCAAAATGTTTCGGTCAGATCTATTGCTAGACACAGAGATTTTCAAAAtcgagctattattttaagaagTAATTGGCAATTTATGTATTGACGTCATAGTCACTACAGTGCTGGTTAGCAGGCAAGCTACAGCCGAAGCCTTAAATCCACTCATAGGCTAGCCGCCCAGCGTATATGCAGAGCGTTTAGAACGCTGTCGGGTCGTTTcgtacacattttttaaaattgggtTTATTGTTgcaagaataaattaaatgaatgtatttGCTAACCAAATCAACTCTTTTTTCgattccaatattttttttttttagaaaaaatctttaattaaaattattgatactttttaaaaaaatttaggaactcggaaacaatttaattttttttttagtaagtttcaaaatatttaaaaaacccaaCTGAAGCGCTAATTTCGCGAAGGCTCATATTTTCAGATGGGAAAGCCAATATGGCACCATACGATTTAGCAAAGTAGACGGTATTTTAATactaaatacatattaaacAACACGAAAAAGGATCCAAACCGATTAAACCTTTTTCACATATTTTACGGCAGTTCAAAGCTTGCATATGTTTTCGGATTTCTTTGGCCGCTACTGTATTTGTGCATCAGCAGTCTATTAGTGTTTGCGAATTGTGCTTCTATCCAGAATAATTTCGTTcgaatatttatgtaaaaataattagTATGTTTGCTTATCTAATGACTTGGAAGGTATTGACAGAAACTAAGAAAGTAATTGGCAATTTATGTATTGACGTCATAGTCACTACATATttgaacaagaaaggaagcagacttcggcaagccgaagttcatatacccttacagatattaaatattcctgaagacattaaaattgtgatttacttgcgtgtatgtttaaaagcatgaTAAtctgcagctcaattatttgagttcctatggctgtatgatatcgttttccgattttaataaaattaaaagcgttattctgaattgtcaaataattatataatcaaaaagatattctaaaaaaattaaaaaagtttaattaaaaaaaattttttttaatatttttatagtttccatggaagctttatgttttcgtcgtccgattttgatgaaattcaaaccttaattctgaaatattaaaccattactatatgtcaaagaactaaaaaaataaattaaaaaacagcaaagttataattttttcatttagttttccgattgttcctatgggagctatacgctgtagtcgttcgattttaatgaaatttaaaccgtaattctgaaatatttaaccattactatgtgtcgaagaactaaacaaaaaatcaaaaaacagcaaagttataatttttttttattatttatttttctcccATAGGAACGGAGctgaaacggacggacagacggacatggctagattgactctcctagtgatgctgatcaataatattgttgcaaacttctgactgaaattataataccctctgcaagggtataaaaacggaGTTTGGGCAAGAATgagggaaaaatttaaatgaaataataaaatgccttTGGATTAGCGTGGCTAACGTTGATTCATatgcaattgttgttgctcagataaaaaaataataaattaattaataaattaatattgttttcaaCTAGTCTTACGAACTTACCTGAACAACAAAGGTTGGAATTTCATAGTTGTGCCATCCTTTTGAAAAGTCTTTTGTCCTTTTGGAAAAGCCGTTTTCATTAAGTAAAGGTTGTTCCTCAGATTCATTTAATATTGCGCTTATCTGATCTGTAGGTATATTTGGGATATTGTCTATCTCACTAATATTCGTATGCTGCGGAGTTGTGTGACCGTGATCTAATCCAGGCGGCGTTGAGTCTCCTTGATTAAAATCATCCCCCATGTCATTAATCGTATTTCTTGGTGTTAATGGCAGGTCATTAATTGGTGAAAAATGTTCCATATCATTTAAGGACAATAAATCAGGACTTCTCATGTGATCGAAAAGAGTTGATGCATTTTGACAGCCAATACTTTCTTGCTCTTTTGTTGCAATGTTTAAAGACACGGCAGATAGCCCTATAGATTTTTGGTCTTCTCTTAAAACTTCAGGGACCTCTAAGCTTTGAGTAAGTGAATCTGATACATGGTCCAAAAAGGGATTAGTTACAAGATCATTCTTTCGTTTGCGaccttttttattaaaaataattaacgaATTCTCGTTTTCATGGGTATAAAATTCCAATGCAAGAATTTCCATTGGAGCCACACTTGAAAAGTCCTCAAAGAATGTTGAATGTGAAAACAACTGtctattataattattaaataaggAGGTGGCTGGTATGGATCTTGATGGTAAGGAAAACAGTTTTTCAACACCTCCGGTTTCTTTCCAATACATCAGtctacaaataaaataaagacatCTTTACTATCTATGTTTTTCGCAATATTAACTTAATACCTTTTTGTAGGGGGGGCCAGATCGAGAGTAGTTAATATATCAGAAGTATCGGCTAATTGTGCTTTCATTTCCTctccagaaatattttttatttcatcaaTAATAAGTTTTCTTTTGCGTTTGGCTTTTGTTAATCCCTTATAAATGGTTGCGTCAATTGGGGCTAAAGCGAATCCATCATCCTCGTTTTGGACAAGAGTTAATTCATTTATGGGCACATTGTCGCCCACATTGGAATGTTCGTGCAAAatagtttctaaaaaaataatattgtaaattattCAACTCAAACGTATCAACAATTTGGAGAATCTCttgaaactaaaaaaacaagtaaaaacaACACAAGCAGTCATATTTTGTATTCTGGGCGTCCAATTATTTGACACATTTGATTATTAAATTCTTACCACCTTTCTCATCAACAACTGAATTTATGCAAGATGTGGCAGGCGACGGAACGTTATTACAATTGTCAATTTCATCTTCATCAAAATCATCTGCGATTATAATTGCTGTAGGTTCCTTAGCAATCTGCTCAACTGGCTGAGAAGGTTCACCGAAAAGGTCATCTTCGAAAAGTTCtggttctaaaaaaaaataataagaaacgAGAAGTGTAAGCTTGGTAATCCGAAGGTATAACATTTACTTGTCGATCTTCTCTTTCGCTaaatggtcgaaaatgtaataatacaatatattGCAAggtaacaaattaatttaaaaagggtaatctttatttgtaataattatgaCACAAGTTTACTATTTCCGACATTGCGGATGGTTAAAtctgaaacatttaaaacgaATACATCTTAACTTTACATCGTTTTCCCTTCACAGTCAGgaatttttttcaacaaaaagttttgttcTGCTACATATTTGCAAGCCATGCTCATTACTCAGCAAACAAACTAACTATTCCCCCACAAAACAATCGGGGCTTGGGTGGCGCCATCTTGAAGCTAGGAGCGTGCAGCACCCCCACCCCCGCTAACAGTTCTTTCGCTCTGTCTCTTTACATAAGCGATCTTCACGACCCTTTCTAACAAGCGTTAGATAGGTTTTGGCCGGCAGAACagcggcggcagaggactAAGTAACTAGTTTGAtttgaaaacaagaaaggaaacaaacttcggcaagctgaagttcacatacccttgcagctattgcaaaaattaaatattcttgaagacattaaaattaagatttacttgcgtgtatgtttaaaagcattgaagctatgatgatttacaGCTCAACTATTTGAGTtcctatatgatatcgttttccgattttaataaaattaaaagcgtaattctgaactgtcaaataagtcgtccgattttgatgaaatttaaaccgttattctgaaatattaaaccattatgtatgtcgaagaaaaatgtaacaaatttaaaaacagcaaagttataatttttgtaaattatttttccgattgtttctatgggagctatatgctatggTCGTCTTCTGTAAGCTAGACGTACGTTTGCGAGGCGAATAAGCAAATAGGTCGTTACAACAGCATAGTGATAACTTTACTATGAATGATGTACATTGCTGTCCAATGGATTCATAGGCAGTTTCCTTAAACAACCTTTAAGACAGCCTTTAAATATGTAGCTGGATGACCTGGTTTTCCGCAAAGATAGCAATTATTATTGTTCTTTTTGTTGCAATCTTTCTTCATGTGGGACGGATCGGAGCCCTTAAagtaatttcttttaatatctggttactatacaggcaaagcctgacgctctacaacaaagagatcaggaaagccaaacggaaaaatataggaacttctgtgaggcaataaataacgtcaacgagggcgcgagactgcataaagcaatggctaaaagtgcaacggatagtaatttagccctgaggaaagggaataacaccttcacctccacggatcgggagaaattagaattgctatttgacacgcatttcccgggaaatactcccactacgggaaacataatgcgtgatcaacatagaacccctaggacagtagctagtgactgggcagcagccaagtctatagttacgcacgagaaactcaaatgggctattggaaccttccaacatttaaatcaccgggattagacatgatctctccagctttcttacagcaggggcaggaactactcctaatCCGCCTAtgaagactaatggtgagcagcctagcccttggatacatcccaagtgcatggtgcagcgctagggtggtcttcatccccaagatcgggaagaaagaTATCAGCAGCCCAAAGTCattcagacctatcagcttaacttcgttttgtcttaaaacgttggaaaaactggtagactacaatatcagaagaacagctctcagagactgtccgctgcaaaacacacagcatgcatacagagcaggccgttcaacagacactgcaatttatcaactatgtcgcaccctaAAAGGGGCAATggacagcaaagaaatagctatctgagcctttctagacatagagggagccttcgacaacacatcacatgatgcggTTCGAGCTGCCCTGCCCAGAAGGAACATAGTTGTTACTACGAGCAActggattggcaacctacttgaatccaggcaagcaacatgtacactgggttcggatagcgtgacaattgcaaccagcagaggctgcccgcaaggaggagtactctcccctttgctatggagtctgctagtagatgagcttctcagcaaacttgctggaaagggaatccaatgtcagggatacgccgatgacatcgtgataatcgccgggggcaaatttgaagcgacactctgcggcatcgtccaactcggactaaagacaacgctagactggtgcagggaggttggactcaacttaaatcctgctaagacagtTATCGTTCccttcacaaggaagtacaaactacataaaatgagacaaatctcactgctaggaacaCCTATAGAAAttagccgagaggttaaattTCTGTGAATCACCTTGGATAGTAAGCTGaacttcgcttcccatgtccaaaaaacattggaaaagtgttacagagcactctatacctgtcggaaaattgctgggaaatcctggggaaccaggcctcagataatacgatggctatacttaatgatcgtgagaccaatcctcacttacggagcacttgcatggggcaaacgagctaagctcaccagcatgcaaaaccagttAGGAAAATtgcaaagacttgcctgcgtatgcatgacaggggcaataAGGACATGTCCTACAACTGCCATAGAAATtttgatggagctaacaccactcaactgtgtaattgaaattcaacgcaaagctacactcctgagaatatgcactgagggcacaggtagtggttgcattctaaataacagggatgcgactaatctgttaggtgaggtgccccttatactccaccctagggatgaaatgacagccgaattaatcttcgagcagagcttcacagcacacctaggcaataagaaagattggaccacattgtctgaagtgcaccctatggctaaacacaccatagcatggtacacagatggatccctgacacaacaaggcacgggccttggagtggtagggcctcgcataaaataccacgaatcccttggccaatataccagcatattccaggctgaggtatgtgccattcgacgttgtgcagagctcaacatacagcgtggatacaaggaaaaggacatatcaaTCCTTTCGGACAGACGAGCAGCAAATACTGCTTTACATtgtaacaaaatcacctcgaaactagtcctagaggtgaagagaaagctaaatatattgggcagccgaaacaggctggccctcagatggattccgggacatagggatatatcagaaaatgaaattgccgataaaatggctaaactaggagccgaacagcccctgataggaccagagtcctactgtggcataggaGGCAAACTATAAAGGAATACTttaggaaagaggaaggcgccatgaggcaagaacactggaggaataccccaggcctaaggcaagccaaaactcaaataaataactacaacaagaagaggttcaaggaacttattcaactagggaaaaattcactaaggatcgttaccggattactaaccgggcactgtagactgaaaagtcacctaggtaagatgggaataaccagcagtagaacttgcagattctgcgacatagaggacgaaacctctaaacacatcatcgcagactgtccaacattagcaagtataagatgtaaaatcttaggaactcttacacctgagctcctaggaaaaaacaaaccactaaaactcctcgactttattcgaggaagtgggttgatatctgagctgtaggctccGAATGGaagtacaatagatcttacaggtcgcggtacactaaacaccccgatactaataataataataataatatctgGTTTATAATCAACGCTTTAAGACTTGCTCATGGGgttatgacactacattgttggcGTCATTCATTGCTGACAACTATATGGGTATCAGTTCACATCACACCTCAGCAGATGATATTTTGAATCCCAGTCCCGAATGGTAAtcttatttaacaaataaacgaTTTCGATCTGACTCCACCGTACATTCAAATCACATTTTTTCAACTCTTGCACTCACTAAtcaatttttctgcaaaaaatgaacaCAATGCATCGCCCTTTTTGTAAGAGACAAATGGATTAAGTCTGATTAATGAGGAAACATGAAAGAATGGTGGGGTATGCTTCAGGCAAAGGTACGGCTATTTAAGGCCATACTCCTTCCAACGTCAAGCCGGGGAATTACTTGATGGGACACTTCCTGGGACTCTTTACTAAAAAGGGTGTCAACGTGCATCACAAAGGCTCTCAGGAGGATGCACTTCTATTCTCTGCCAACGAACCCCTTTAACAAATCAGCCTCTGTCAGTTTCCGGTTGACCGTTAATGGACCGGTCTCAGCATCATTGTTAtactattataatttcagtgaAAAGTTAGCAACGCAATAGAGGTAATTTTTCGacccaataaaaatatagttgatcagcatcacaaggAGAGTCGATTTGGCCAtgaccgtctgtccgtttccacccaaactagtctcttagtttAAAAGTTATCTGGATGAAACTCTgcactacctgcaatagaaactAACATTCTCTGCTTGCAATTTCtaacttaaaaaactaaaccaaCCAACTTACGTATTGAACCTCCCATAGTGATACTTATACACCTAATGCTTACACGCAGAGTGTAGAGGTGGCGTTAGCAAGCAGCTACTgcgttttaattattataacaaGTGGTAGCCTACGCTGAGGAGTTTTTCTTTCTTCAGAATTTCCACAAAACACTTTTTATCTAACATAACTTCTTTCAGGTACTATTTTGATCAGTCAGAGAGTGTTTTTATGTATGTTCAGTTCCGCTTCAtatgcacttatttaaaatgagAAGCACAGCTCTCAATAATTGGTAATTGTTTAACTGAATTCTTAAtaatacgaaaataaaaaaagttggtATTAAGAGACCGATTTGTTTGTTCTGTTGAGTCCAACACTCAGGGAGAGATCGTTTGCGTAACttctttcttcttttttgtcaatttgcAGACTGGATTGGCAAAATCGGTTAACGGTTATTTGCGAGCTCTGTTCACAACTGTGGAAAACGTGCTTTGACATACAAGCTACAAGATGAGCACTTTGAGGtacagttattttttttatttctcttaGATTACTTGTTATTATTCCCTCCTTTTGACTGGCTTACGTGCGGCCGTTTAAGAAGCTTGATAGATTGATCAACTAGTCATGGCTAAGAACTATGTTTTGGATCGTTATCGTACCGAAAAATCCAGGCCAGtcaaatttttttcgttttaactGCACAATAAATTAGCGCCCAATTGCCTAGTGGGTAAGAATCAATGTTGGTAACTATAATAAACACAAAGGTAGTAATGCAGCAAACTGCACAGGAGCTTGTGCGTACGGAAAATCTCCTTTTGGAGCtcttaattaaacaaaaatcagtTTAGATGGTTTTACTAATATTATCTTTCTTGAATGCAAATGGCATTTTGCAGCACAAAAAAGAGATTCTTAAACCAATATGGCATTGTCGTCATGCTTATATCAGAGACTCACTTAACTAACAAAAATTACATTCATCTTAATGGCTTTACATTTTATGCGACAAATCATCCCGATGGTAAAGGTCATGGAAGTGCTGGTATTCTTATTAATAATCGCATTAGGCATTACCAATTACCGTCATTTGCAACCACTTATATACAGCAATATAAATACACATAGACAATCAAAGCGGCTACATAAACATAGTTGCCGTATACTGTCCACCACGCTTTTCCATTTCCGAAGAAgaatttgcaaaatttaatcGACTAGATTTTAGCTTTATAGCTGCTGGCGAATTTTACGCAAAACACAGCTACTGGggatcacgactcaccagcttCAAATGAAGACAATTGTACAACGCTTGATTAACACCACAAAACAATCTTGACTTTATCCCTTTGGGCAAGCCTACATACAGATCCTAAAAAGAAACctgatttgattgattttgctgttacCAGAATAGTGCATCAGTCTTATACGCGCGTAGAGCACTTATCAGATCTATCATCGGATCACTCTCCAATCTAACTTCACCTCTCTGACCATCCAAAGCCCACAATTTTAATCTTCTAGTAAATGAGTTTGGCTGAAATACAGAAAGTACATAACTACCCACATTGGTGACTGTCTAATCATTTCTGGTGAAGAAGACATCAACAGCTCATTGGAAGCATAAACGAACAGCAGGAGCGGTTAAAACTAGCCAAGAACCTACTACGTAAAGCTTTAGAAGATAAGAGAAATCAAGCTAAAGTATCCTTTATGGAGCGACTCTCTCCAAACCGTAAACGATATCCACTGTGAAAAGCTAAATCAGGCATATGCCCACCAATGGAGCGTGAATCACGTTTTGAAACACAAACAGGAGATTGGGCTCGCAGCAACGTAGAGagggaaaatatatttgccgTTTACCTAGAAAACGTCCTTAAACCACTTTTAGCAACAAAAAGCTTTGTGTTCCTAATAATCGACAATCATAAAGCGATCCTGCCTATCATATTCCAATCAGAAGAAGATACAGTCATAAAATGTCAAGATTGAACAAGCGCCGGGCCACGATTTAATCTCCCCTAAccctaaaataattattaaattgcaGAGCTGTGCAATATATTTTCTCACCGTAACAATTAATAGCACCACTAACCACTAactaaaaatgagaataagaatgagagagcaaaaaacccgaacgcacacgaagtgcatggacctgctgctgtgagcacggtggaccttccgcggtccgtttttttgtgtccaaatgcgttgtatgaaatgaccagtctatatgttgtatggttagtgataGCACACAATGGAAGAAGTCTGTCATCACAATGATCCACAAATCCGGAAAGGACAAGACCCAGCCACCTTCATATAGGTCAATCAGCCTTCTGCCGTGTATATCaatgatatttaaaaagctGCTTCTGCACCGTAATGGCCCATAATGTCATCCTTATGCACCAATTTGGCTTCCGCAAAAAAACTCGGAACCATTGAACCAGTAAACTGGATAACATCTGAGATAAGAATTGCATTTGAAGGCCGAGAGTGTTTCTCAGCTGTTTGTCTGTAAAAGACGCAATCGAGATGGTTAAAGACAAGTACACGGTCAAGCTTCTGGCCCGTCCTAATAGACTTGCGCGGTCTTTAATCTGGAAGTCTAGCCATACACGACTCCTCCGAAGAAACTTCCCCACCCACCAATAATAGTAAGccgcttttaaaataaaattaattgtaattatttaaataaatatactagATTAATATTTGCCTAGTTGTCGTCAGTCTCTAAGAGAAAAGattccataaataaaatacggTATGAgccaagaaaaagaaaactgcACTAGTGTTTATTAACTACTCCAGAAGAAGTGAAACATCCCCAAACTATGTATCATTCACCAACTTATACGGTTTTTAGTGTACTTCTGGACCAATTTTTGTGCGGTGATCATCGTACATACGGTTTGGTATTGCTCCGAAACAAGTTCAAGTTGAGTTTA is a window from the Drosophila gunungcola strain Sukarami unplaced genomic scaffold, Dgunungcola_SK_2 000022F, whole genome shotgun sequence genome containing:
- the LOC128263851 gene encoding double-strand-break repair protein rad21-like protein 1 isoform X2, whose amino-acid sequence is MFYEHIILAKKGPLARIWLAAHWDKKITKAHVFETNIEKSVEGILQPKVKLALRTSGHLLLGVVRIYSRKAKYLLADCNEAFVKIKMAFRPGMVDLPEGHREANVNAITLPEVFHDFDTALPELNDIDIEAQFSINQSRADEITMREDYGSLSLSLQDDGFGDIGFEAETPEIMRGSIPSNINEKLFDSNVLEIETLGPQATEDQADISGARLDGDGFGDSFGQPELFEDDLFGEPSQPVEQIAKEPTAIIIADDFDEDEIDNCNNVPSPATSCINSVVDEKETILHEHSNVGDNVPINELTLVQNEDDGFALAPIDATIYKGLTKAKRKRKLIIDEIKNISGEEMKAQLADTSDILTTLDLAPPTKRLMYWKETGGVEKLFSLPSRSIPATSLFNNYNRQLFSHSTFFEDFSSVAPMEILALEFYTHENENSLIIFNKKGRKRKNDLVTNPFLDHVSDSLTQSLEVPEVLREDQKSIGLSAVSLNIATKEQESIGCQNASTLFDHMRSPDLLSLNDMEHFSPINDLPLTPRNTINDMGDDFNQGDSTPPGLDHGHTTPQHTNISEIDNIPNIPTDQISAILNESEEQPLLNENGFSKRTKDFSKGWHNYEIPTFVVQNHSDEQMENETDEQFEERVLNKRAAQLFIDVRAHFNVNDNLDLSQLTSGNTRKQAAQKFYSLLVLKKFKVLHIAQSAPYADISITRGPTFENPKI
- the LOC128263851 gene encoding double-strand-break repair protein rad21-like protein 1 isoform X1 — translated: MFYEHIILAKKGPLARIWLAAHWDKKITKAHVFETNIEKSVEGILQPKVKLALRTSGHLLLGVVRIYSRKAKYLLADCNEAFVKIKMAFRPGMVDLPEGHREANVNAITLPEVFHDFDTALPELNDIDIEAQFSINQSRADEITMREDYGSLSLSLQDDGFGDIGFEAETPEIMRGSIPSNINEKLFDSNVLEIETLGPQATEDQADISGARLDGDGFGDSFGQPELFEDDLFGEPSQPVEQIAKEPTAIIIADDFDEDEIDNCNNVPSPATSCINSVVDEKGETILHEHSNVGDNVPINELTLVQNEDDGFALAPIDATIYKGLTKAKRKRKLIIDEIKNISGEEMKAQLADTSDILTTLDLAPPTKRLMYWKETGGVEKLFSLPSRSIPATSLFNNYNRQLFSHSTFFEDFSSVAPMEILALEFYTHENENSLIIFNKKGRKRKNDLVTNPFLDHVSDSLTQSLEVPEVLREDQKSIGLSAVSLNIATKEQESIGCQNASTLFDHMRSPDLLSLNDMEHFSPINDLPLTPRNTINDMGDDFNQGDSTPPGLDHGHTTPQHTNISEIDNIPNIPTDQISAILNESEEQPLLNENGFSKRTKDFSKGWHNYEIPTFVVQNHSDEQMENETDEQFEERVLNKRAAQLFIDVRAHFNVNDNLDLSQLTSGNTRKQAAQKFYSLLVLKKFKVLHIAQSAPYADISITRGPTFENPKI